A portion of the Misgurnus anguillicaudatus chromosome 16, ASM2758022v2, whole genome shotgun sequence genome contains these proteins:
- the clcf1 gene encoding uncharacterized protein clcf1, which yields MHRRKVHQILLMLLLAAAAGFGQVLDRTLSLSNERSSIERTYELTKYLDHQLKEIRDTYLSYLGPPFSDPGFSPPRPNSSSLSVPSAATRVDLWRGLENGARLAQNQRAYSVLLCAVRELARSTLCPYLQSSLLHFCSGLSGLLGSISGLMNALGYTSPPNGNLPATPGQGYAQPMSQFQGVIENSPAPLRSYAPRNRGVQGASRADVKRDRAERGRRGRRKEGESWVAKEEGAKEEGMERWGKRRRLLSFEEEKTTKVNYIKHTYNNMNHTIVKFGSRKEPLLFSSPRRIMRSIQSSHSGLSPLSLLYQYGGQAAEVHTLLGAPVLSSHPVPNDFSRKVEGFWVLRELQSWLWRSAKDFTRLKKRLRV from the exons ATGCATCGCAGGAAAG TCCATCAAATTCTCCTGATGCTGCTATTGGCTGCTGCTGCGGGGTTTGGCCAGGTGTTGGACCGAACACTCAGTCTGTCCAATGAAAGGAGCTCGATAGAAAGAACATACGAACTGACCAAATACCTGGACCACCAGCTGAAAGAAATCAGAGACACTTAT CTGTCATATCTTGGGCCTCCGTTTAGCGACCCAGGCTTTTCTCCTCCTCGTCCAAACAGCTCCTCTCTATCCGTTCCCAGCGCTGCCACGCGTGTGGACCTGTGGCGTGGCCTTGAGAACGGGGCTCGTCTCGCCCAGAACCAGCGCGCGTACAGCGTTCTCCTCTGTGCCGTGAGGGAGCTGGCGCGCTCCACCCTGTGCCCCTACCTCCAGAGCTCCCTCCTACACTTCTGCTCCGGCCTCAGCGGTTTGCTCGGCTCGATATCCGGTTTGATGAACGCCCTAGGCTACACTTCACCTCCCAATGGCAACCTACCAGCCACTCCCGGGCAAGGATATGCCCAGCCCATGTCACAGTTTCAAGGAGTGATCGAGAACAGCCCCGCACCCCTACGTAGCTACGCACCTCGTAACAGAGGCGTTCAGGGTGCGAGTCGGGCGGACGTAAAACGCGATAGGGCGGAGAGGGGGCGGAGAGGTAGGAGGAAGGAAGGGGAGAGTTGGGTCGCGAAGGAGGAGGGTGCCAAGGAAGAAGGAATGGAGAGATGGGGGAAGAGGAGAAGACTGCTGAGTTTCGAAGAAGAGAAAACAACAAAAGTGAATTACATCAAACACACCTATAATAACATGAACCACACGATTGTAAAATTCGGGAGCCGAAAGGAGCCCCTACTGTTTTCCTCACCTCGACGTATAATGCGCTCCATCCAGTCATCTCATTCAGGCCTGTCTCCTCTGTCCCTCCTCTATCAGTACGGAGGACAGGCCGCTGAGGTACATACTTTATTGGGCGCCCCTGTTTTGTCATCACATCCCGTTCCTAATGACTTCTCAAGGAAGGTGGAGGGATTCTGGGTACTGCGAGAGCTGCAAAGCTGGCTGTGGAGGTCCGCCAAAGACTTCACCAGACTGAAGAAACGACTACGTGTTTGA